DNA from Pseudomonas putida:
CGCGTCAGGGACCAGCTCGGCGGCATGGCCCAGGCGCTGCCAGTCCAAGTGCTCGTAGACGCCCTCATCGCAGCCGCGCATCAAGTCCGGCCCCTCGATCTGCACTACGTCCCAGTCGACATTACCGGTGTCGGCCATTACCTGAATGCGCGCCATCTCGCCGTTGTACTCACTCTGGATCAGCTTGCTGCCATCCTGGGCGCTGAAGGGCTTGAAGATCGCCTCATCCTGGGCTTTCTGGCCTGCGCCGCCGTAACCGACCACGACCATCTGCGGCGCGGCATGCGCATTGCCCAGACCAAGGGCCAGCAAGGCTGCACAAAGGCTGGTCACACGTGGAAATAGCTGCATCGTAGTTTCCCTCTGCTGGTGCCTGACGGGCCCGTTTTCTTGTTGTTGTGAGGTCACACCCTCGCTGAGAGGGTGACGAAAACCTAGTCGTGCACCATTAAAAAAACAAGTTGATTTTTTACTGTTGCTACACTTTCATAATAAAAACAAGAACAACACCGCACCGGAGCCGCCAGAATGCAAACCGCCTTCCCTCACCTGTTCGAAGCCTTGCAGATCCGCGGCAAACGCTTGAAGAACCGCATCATGTCAACCGGGCACGACACCTGCCTGCCCACCGACAACCTGGTCAACGACAAGCTGATCGCCTACCAGCGGGACCGTGCTGCCGGTGGCGTCGGCCTGATCGTGCTGCAGGTCGCCGGGGTGCACGACAGTGCCCGCTACACCTCACACGTACTGATGGCCACCGACGATGCGTGCATTGATGGCTACCGCCAGCTCGCCGAGGCTTGCCATGCGCACGGCACCGTGGTGCTGTCGCAGCTGTTCCACCCCGGGCGGGAGATCATGGAGTCGGCGGACGGCCTGCTGGCGGTGGCCTACTCGGCCTCATCAGTGCCCAATGAGCGCTTCCGGGTAATGCCGCGCGCGTTGGACCAGGCGATGATCGACGAAATCGTCCAGGGCTACGCCAGCGCCGCCCGCCGTCTGCACCAGGCCGGGCTGGATGGCGTCGAGGTGGTCGCCAGCCATGGCTACCTGCCCGCGCAGTTCCTCAACCCGCGGGTGAACCTGCGCAGCGATGGCTACAACGGCGAACTGGCGCAGCGCTTGAGGTTCTTGCGCGAAGTGCTGGCCGCTGTGCGCGCCGCCACCGACGAACATTTCATCATCGGCCTGCGCATCAGCGCTGACGAGCGCGACACCCAGGGCCTGAGCGAAGACGAGTCACTGGCGGCCGCCGTGGCCTTGCAGGGCCAGCTCGATTACCTGCATATCGTCGCCGGCACCTCGGCATCGCTGGGCGGCGCCGTGCATATCGTGCCGCCGATGGCGATCGAGGCGGCTTACTTGGCCCGCGAGGCCGGCACCTTCAAGCAACAGCTCGATATACCGCTGTTCGTCACCGGGCGCATCAACCAGCCCCAGGAAGCCGAGCTGATCCTGGCGCGCGGCCAGGCCGATGTGTGCGGCATGACCCGAGCGTTGATTTGCGACCCGTTGATGCCGAGCAAGACCGAACGCGGCCAGGTCGAGGACGTACGTGCCTGCATCGCGTGTAACCAGGCCTGTATCGGCCATTTCCACCGTGGTTTGGCCATTTCCTGCATTCAGCGTCCAGAAACCGGTCGTGAGCTGCAATACGGGCAACTTACGCCCGCCATTTCGCCCAAGCGCATCATGGTCGCAGGTGGCGGGCCTGCCGGTATGAAGGCCGCCGCCGTGGCCGCCGCGCGCGGGCACCAGGTCACCCTGTACGAGGCCGGCCCGCAGCTGGGTGGGCAGGTGTTGCTGGCCCAGCTGCTGCCAAGGCGTAGCGAGTTCGGCGGTGCCAGCACCAACCTGCAGCGGGAAATGGCCCTGGCCGGTGTAGAGGTAGTGCGCAATACCCGGGTCGACCGCGCCCTGGTCGAACGCGAGCGCCCGGACCTGGTCATCGCGGCAACCGGTGCCACCCCATACTGGCCGGCGTTCGAGCGTACCGGGGAGCTGCAGGTGGTGGACGCCTGGCAAGTCCTGCGCAATGAAGTGAAGCTGGGGCGTTCGGTGCTGGTGGTCGACTGGCGCTGCGACTGGATCGGCCCCGGTATCGCCGAACGCCTGGTACGCGAGGGCCATCAGGTGCAATTGGCGGTAAACGGCACCCATTGCGGCGAAAGCCTGCCGCTTTATGTACGCGATCAACTGGCCGGCGAGCTGCATCGCCTGGGCATCCCCATCACCCCTTATGCCCGCCTGTATGGCAGCGACGACAATACGGTGTACCTGCAGCACACCGCCAGCGGCGAACCAATGATCTTCGAAGGCATCGACACCCTGGTGCTGTGCCTGGGCCATCAACCGGAAGACCGCCTTGCCACTGAACTGGCAGGCCTGGTGGAGGTACGACGGATTGGCGACTGCCTGGCGCCGCGCACGGCCGAAGAGGCCATTCACGATGGCCTGACAGTTGCCTGGGCGCTCTGAGGCTGTACATACTGCGGCTTTTGCGATGGACCGACGTGCATGAGCCAACTCCCCCAGCCCCCCGCCAGCGAAACCGGGGGCGCCGCACCGCAGTTTCTCGGCACACGCATCCGCGGCCTGCGCAAGCGCCGCGGCATGACCCTGGCGGAGCTGGCCGCACACAGTGAATTGACTGCGGGCTACATCAGCCAGCTGGAACGCAACCTCTCCTACCCGTCTATCCCGGCGCTGTTCAACATCGCCCGCAGCCTGGGCGTGACCATCCAGTGGTTCTTCGCCAGCGAAGCCACCACCGCGCCCGAGGACCAGGGCTATGTGGTGCGGCGCAACAGCCGCCTGAGCGTGCACTATGAAGACGGCATCGTCGATCAACTGCTCACCCCGCAGCCCAACCGCCAGCTGGAGATCCTGCACTCACGCTTCCCCCCGGGCACCTACAGCCAGCAAAGCTACAGCCATGACGGCGAAGAAGCCGGCTACCTGCTGAGCGGCACCTTCGAGCTATGGGTAGGCGAGCGCCATTTCCAACTGAGCGAAGGCGACAGCTTCAGCTTCTCGAGCCAGGAACCACACCGTTATGGCAACCCCGGTGAAGTGGATGCCGTGGTGATCTGGGTAATCACGCCGCCAACATTCTGAAGCACTCCTGCAGACGCTGGTAACACCGTTGACCCCCAATTGGGTCTACCTTGTCATCCGAACTTCAAAGGAGCACAACCATGAAGCAGATCCTGATCATTGGCGCGGGTTTTGCCGGCCTGTGGAGCGCGCTCAGCGCCATCCGTCAGCTTGACCTCAACGGCAGCAAGGATGTCGAGGTCACCCTGCTTGCGCCTCAGGCCGAGCTGCATGTGCGTCCGCGTTTCTACGAGCCCGACGTACACACCATGGCCGCGCCGCTGCACACGCTGTTCGATGCCGTCAATGTCCGCTTCGTGCAAGGCACCGCCTGCCATATTGATGAAGGGGCGCGCCGAGTCAGCTATCGCACCCCCAGCGGCACGTCGTGCGCCCTGCCCTACGACCGCCTGATCGTGGCCTGTGGCAGCGAGCTGAACCGGCCTGACAGGGTCGGTATCGAACATGCCTTCGATGTCGACAAACTCGAGAGTGCCGCACGCCTGGAAACCCATCTCAAGTCGCTGGCAAGGCTGCCCGACACACCGGCACGCAATACCGTGGTGGTGGCCGGGGGCGGCTTTACCGGCATAGAGACCGCCACCGAACTACCGGCCCGCTTGCGCGCGATACTGGGTGAAGACGCTGCGTTGCGTGTGGTGATAGTCGACCGAGGCGCAAGAATTGGCGCGGCCCTGGGTGACGGCATCCGCCCGAGCATCGAGCAGGCAAGCGAGGCGTTGGGCGTTGAATGGATCTGTGGCGCTACGGTGGCTTCGGTAGAGCCTGCCGGCGTGCTGCTGGACAACGGCCAACGCATCGACGCGGGTACGGTGATCTGGACTGTGGGCTTCAAGGCCAACCCGCTCACCGAGCAGATCAGTGGCGAGCGCGACCATCAGGGGCGCCTGCACGTCGATGGCAACCTCAAGGTCAAGGGTAGTGATTCGGTGTATGCCGCTGGAGACGTGGCTTACGCCGCCTGTGACGAACTTGGCAACCATGCGGTGATGTCTTGCCAGCACGCGATTGCGCTGGGGCGTCATGCGGGCAACAATGCGGCCGCCGAACTGGTTGGCGTGGTGCCGAAGACCTATAGCCAGCCCAAGTACGTGACTTGCCTTGACCTGGGTGCCTGGGGTGCGGTGTATACCGAGGGATGGGAACGTACGGTGTCACCACCGCAGGACAAGGCCGAGGCCAAAGTACTGAAATCGCAAATCAATACCGTGTGGATTTACCCGCCAGCAGCCGATCGCACAGCAGCACTGGCTGCGGCTGATCCGGCGATCCCGGTAGCGTAAGGCTGTCGCGCCCCCCGCTGTGGGGGCGCGAAAACCTTCATGTTCCGAGCAGGGCCGTTGAATCAGGCCACAGCAAACAGCTCATTGGCAATCTGCGCCTGTGCAGCATCAATCGCCTGGCTGCGCTGCTCCGGGCCATAGGCCAGGCCATGGGCGCGAACAATTTCCAGGTCGGTGACACCGATAAAGCCCAGGAACACTTTCAGGAAATCTTCATGCCCGGCGCCAGTCGGCTGGCCAGCGTGCAGGCCACCGGCGGTGGAAACCAGCACCACTTTCTTGTCACCGCACAGGCCTTCGGGGCCAGCTTCGGTGTAGCGGAAGGTCTTGCCGGCGACAGCGACGCGGTCGATCCAGGCCTTGAGCTGGGTCGGCACGGTGAAGTTGTACATCGGCGCGCCAATCACAACAGCGTCGGCAGCCAGGAATTCTTCCAGGGTCTCGGCGCTCAGCTTGGCTTCGAAAGCCTGGGCGGCGTCACGCACGTCTTCAGGGGTGCCCGCAGCTACCAGGGTAGCGGCAGAGAAGTGGGCGATGGCATCGGCCGCCAGGTCGCGGTAAACCACCTCGACGCTTGGGTCTGCAGCCTTCCAGGCCTCGACCACTTCGCGGCTCAGCTGGCGGGAGGCGGAATTGTCGCCCAGGATGCTCGAATCGATGTGCAACAGTTTCATGGGACTCTCCTGTTAATGAAGACCGCATCAGTGGGCGATCACGATGGGGAGAATCCTACCGAGGTGAGCAATGGCTGATAAGCTGGCAAAAATGCGTTAGTTTGTCCCACAGGTGGAACAGTGAGACATTCCCATGCAAGACCTCAACGACCTCTTTTACTTCGCACGCGTGGTCGAAGCCGGCGGGTTCGCCGCCGCCGGGCGCCAGCTAGGCATCCCCAAGTCGCGCCTGTCACGGCGTATCGCCGAACTTGAAGAGC
Protein-coding regions in this window:
- a CDS encoding FAD-dependent oxidoreductase, with the protein product MQTAFPHLFEALQIRGKRLKNRIMSTGHDTCLPTDNLVNDKLIAYQRDRAAGGVGLIVLQVAGVHDSARYTSHVLMATDDACIDGYRQLAEACHAHGTVVLSQLFHPGREIMESADGLLAVAYSASSVPNERFRVMPRALDQAMIDEIVQGYASAARRLHQAGLDGVEVVASHGYLPAQFLNPRVNLRSDGYNGELAQRLRFLREVLAAVRAATDEHFIIGLRISADERDTQGLSEDESLAAAVALQGQLDYLHIVAGTSASLGGAVHIVPPMAIEAAYLAREAGTFKQQLDIPLFVTGRINQPQEAELILARGQADVCGMTRALICDPLMPSKTERGQVEDVRACIACNQACIGHFHRGLAISCIQRPETGRELQYGQLTPAISPKRIMVAGGGPAGMKAAAVAAARGHQVTLYEAGPQLGGQVLLAQLLPRRSEFGGASTNLQREMALAGVEVVRNTRVDRALVERERPDLVIAATGATPYWPAFERTGELQVVDAWQVLRNEVKLGRSVLVVDWRCDWIGPGIAERLVREGHQVQLAVNGTHCGESLPLYVRDQLAGELHRLGIPITPYARLYGSDDNTVYLQHTASGEPMIFEGIDTLVLCLGHQPEDRLATELAGLVEVRRIGDCLAPRTAEEAIHDGLTVAWAL
- a CDS encoding helix-turn-helix domain-containing protein, coding for MSQLPQPPASETGGAAPQFLGTRIRGLRKRRGMTLAELAAHSELTAGYISQLERNLSYPSIPALFNIARSLGVTIQWFFASEATTAPEDQGYVVRRNSRLSVHYEDGIVDQLLTPQPNRQLEILHSRFPPGTYSQQSYSHDGEEAGYLLSGTFELWVGERHFQLSEGDSFSFSSQEPHRYGNPGEVDAVVIWVITPPTF
- a CDS encoding NAD(P)/FAD-dependent oxidoreductase encodes the protein MKQILIIGAGFAGLWSALSAIRQLDLNGSKDVEVTLLAPQAELHVRPRFYEPDVHTMAAPLHTLFDAVNVRFVQGTACHIDEGARRVSYRTPSGTSCALPYDRLIVACGSELNRPDRVGIEHAFDVDKLESAARLETHLKSLARLPDTPARNTVVVAGGGFTGIETATELPARLRAILGEDAALRVVIVDRGARIGAALGDGIRPSIEQASEALGVEWICGATVASVEPAGVLLDNGQRIDAGTVIWTVGFKANPLTEQISGERDHQGRLHVDGNLKVKGSDSVYAAGDVAYAACDELGNHAVMSCQHAIALGRHAGNNAAAELVGVVPKTYSQPKYVTCLDLGAWGAVYTEGWERTVSPPQDKAEAKVLKSQINTVWIYPPAADRTAALAAADPAIPVA
- a CDS encoding FMN-dependent NADH-azoreductase; the protein is MKLLHIDSSILGDNSASRQLSREVVEAWKAADPSVEVVYRDLAADAIAHFSAATLVAAGTPEDVRDAAQAFEAKLSAETLEEFLAADAVVIGAPMYNFTVPTQLKAWIDRVAVAGKTFRYTEAGPEGLCGDKKVVLVSTAGGLHAGQPTGAGHEDFLKVFLGFIGVTDLEIVRAHGLAYGPEQRSQAIDAAQAQIANELFAVA